From the Selenomonas timonae genome, one window contains:
- a CDS encoding glycoside hydrolase family 2 TIM barrel-domain containing protein has product MSGFDFEKLKDPQYFAENRLPAHSDHIFYRDEAELARGVSSFYRTLGGIWHFAYARNTTLIPQGFEAADYDCHDWETIRVPAHIQMEGHGVPHYTNTTYPWDGHESIAPGEIPTRSNPVGCYVKYFNVPKDWENVFISFAGVDAALALFLNGHFVGYSEDSCTPADFDLTPYLVAGENKLAAMVFRYTSASWLEDQDFWRFSGIYRDVLLYTKPAVHIEDIEVRAIPVHNYADGQLSIRLSFGDAGDKGVLLDLYDADGTEVLQVNEHIEGEAYEFSADITGVHLWSAEEPYLYHAVLCVYDADGLLQEVVRVRVGFREFCMRDGLMQINGKRIVFKGVNRHEFDCDHGRAMDPALFEQDLIALKRANVNAIRTSHYPNSSRLYELCDIYGLYVIDETNLETHGSWMKNGACAKDEHTVPGDHEAWLPAVLDRAQSMYERDKNHPCILIWSCGNESCGGRDIYEMSEYFRRVDPTRLVHYEGIFWDRSYPATSDMESQMYTKVADIEAFLKEHRDKPFICCEYTHAMGNSCGGMHKYTELTEREPLYQGGFIWDFGDQAIRRRGRYGEDVFLYGGDFGDRPSDYNFSGNGTFFADRRGTAKLQDVKFNYQNFTLRPSWNGVEIENKSLFTNADCYVLQLVLAVDGQTVWQRRMPAPSVPPGETRCVPCAVPAFGSGEHVLTASLVLAREERWANVGHEVAFGQTILPAWTGDALQIRDVVAACPSAPVYAPLAENGSLRVVQGDINLGVQGAGFSLMFSSAQGNLVSYRYGGRELIEELPQPSFWRAPVDNDYGSGRMADCAQWKLASLYRRCTRIEYSVDGAASTVVDGFFGRQEERRAKSVTVRFTYALTASPAATCSVTYTVDVTGALRVALDYEAAAGLPEMPDFAMLFTLSADYDRIRFYGYGPKENYIDRCEGARLGIYESTAADEVEPYLRPQETGNHRGVRWIEVTDRSGHGIRLAGDVPFEASALPYSPHELENARHAYDLPRPQHTYLRASAGMCGVGGDDSWGAPVLAEYVQKNETRHLAFTLKGI; this is encoded by the coding sequence ATGAGCGGCTTCGATTTTGAGAAACTGAAAGACCCGCAGTATTTTGCGGAGAACCGCCTGCCTGCGCACAGCGACCATATCTTCTATCGTGATGAGGCGGAACTGGCACGCGGCGTATCCTCGTTCTACCGCACGCTCGGCGGCATTTGGCATTTTGCTTATGCGCGGAATACGACACTCATCCCGCAGGGCTTCGAGGCGGCGGATTATGATTGTCACGATTGGGAGACGATCCGTGTGCCGGCGCACATCCAGATGGAGGGGCATGGTGTACCGCATTACACGAACACGACGTATCCATGGGACGGACACGAGAGCATCGCGCCGGGGGAGATTCCGACGCGCAGCAACCCCGTCGGCTGCTATGTAAAGTATTTCAACGTGCCGAAGGACTGGGAAAATGTTTTCATTTCCTTTGCCGGCGTGGACGCGGCACTCGCGCTCTTCCTCAACGGGCATTTCGTCGGCTACAGTGAGGACAGCTGCACCCCTGCGGACTTCGATCTGACACCGTATCTTGTGGCGGGCGAGAACAAGCTGGCGGCGATGGTATTCCGCTATACGAGTGCGAGCTGGCTTGAGGATCAGGACTTCTGGCGCTTCTCGGGAATCTATCGGGATGTCCTTCTCTATACCAAGCCCGCCGTGCACATCGAGGACATCGAAGTCCGTGCAATCCCTGTTCATAACTATGCGGACGGTCAGCTCTCCATTCGTCTCTCGTTCGGCGATGCGGGGGACAAGGGCGTTCTGCTCGATCTCTATGATGCGGACGGCACCGAGGTGCTGCAAGTCAATGAGCATATCGAGGGGGAGGCATACGAGTTTTCGGCGGACATCACGGGGGTTCATCTGTGGAGTGCGGAGGAGCCGTATCTCTACCATGCCGTTCTCTGTGTCTATGATGCGGACGGTCTCCTACAGGAGGTCGTGCGCGTGCGTGTCGGCTTCCGTGAGTTCTGCATGAGGGACGGTCTGATGCAGATCAATGGCAAGCGCATTGTGTTCAAGGGAGTCAACCGCCACGAGTTCGACTGCGACCACGGGCGTGCGATGGACCCCGCGCTCTTTGAGCAGGATCTCATTGCACTCAAACGCGCGAATGTCAACGCGATCCGCACGTCACATTATCCGAACAGCAGCCGTCTCTATGAGCTGTGCGATATTTACGGACTCTATGTCATCGATGAGACGAATCTTGAGACGCACGGCTCGTGGATGAAGAATGGCGCGTGTGCGAAGGACGAGCATACCGTGCCAGGCGATCACGAGGCTTGGCTGCCCGCCGTGCTTGACCGCGCACAGTCGATGTACGAGCGGGACAAGAACCATCCGTGCATCCTCATCTGGTCGTGCGGAAACGAGTCCTGCGGCGGGCGTGACATCTACGAGATGAGCGAATACTTCCGCCGCGTCGATCCGACGCGTCTCGTGCACTACGAGGGGATTTTCTGGGATCGCAGCTATCCCGCAACGAGCGATATGGAAAGCCAGATGTATACGAAGGTGGCGGACATCGAGGCGTTCCTCAAGGAGCACAGGGACAAGCCCTTTATCTGCTGTGAGTATACGCACGCGATGGGCAACAGCTGCGGCGGTATGCACAAGTACACGGAGCTGACGGAGCGCGAGCCACTCTATCAGGGCGGCTTTATCTGGGATTTCGGCGATCAGGCAATTCGTCGGCGCGGGCGGTACGGTGAGGATGTATTTCTCTATGGCGGCGACTTCGGCGACCGTCCGTCGGACTACAACTTCAGCGGCAACGGCACTTTCTTTGCCGACCGTCGAGGGACGGCGAAGTTGCAGGATGTGAAGTTCAACTATCAGAATTTCACGCTGCGCCCTTCGTGGAATGGTGTGGAGATCGAGAACAAGAGCCTCTTTACAAATGCGGACTGCTATGTGCTGCAGCTTGTTCTTGCCGTGGACGGACAGACGGTCTGGCAGCGGCGTATGCCGGCACCCTCCGTACCGCCGGGAGAAACGCGCTGTGTGCCCTGCGCCGTACCCGCATTCGGCAGCGGGGAACACGTCCTGACAGCGTCTCTCGTGCTTGCACGGGAGGAGCGTTGGGCAAACGTGGGGCATGAGGTTGCGTTTGGGCAGACGATTCTGCCGGCATGGACGGGTGACGCACTGCAGATCCGCGATGTCGTTGCGGCGTGTCCTTCCGCACCCGTTTATGCACCGCTCGCGGAGAATGGAAGTCTGCGTGTGGTGCAGGGGGACATCAATCTCGGTGTGCAGGGGGCGGGTTTCTCCCTTATGTTCTCAAGTGCACAGGGCAATCTCGTTTCCTATCGTTATGGCGGGCGGGAGCTGATCGAGGAACTGCCGCAGCCGTCGTTCTGGCGTGCGCCTGTTGACAACGACTACGGCAGCGGACGCATGGCGGATTGTGCGCAGTGGAAGCTTGCGAGTCTCTATCGCCGCTGCACGCGGATTGAGTACAGCGTGGACGGCGCAGCGTCTACGGTGGTGGACGGATTCTTCGGCAGACAGGAGGAACGCCGCGCCAAGAGCGTCACTGTGCGCTTTACCTATGCACTCACAGCGTCTCCTGCAGCAACCTGCAGCGTCACCTATACGGTGGATGTGACGGGGGCGCTCCGCGTTGCACTCGACTATGAGGCTGCAGCGGGGCTGCCCGAGATGCCGGACTTTGCGATGCTCTTTACGCTCTCTGCGGACTATGACCGCATTCGCTTCTATGGGTACGGGCCAAAGGAGAACTACATTGACCGCTGCGAGGGTGCGCGGCTCGGTATCTATGAGAGTACGGCGGCAGACGAGGTTGAGCCGTATCTGCGTCCGCAGGAGACGGGCAATCATCGTGGTGTGCGTTGGATCGAGGTCACGGATCGCAGCGGGCATGGGATTCGCCTTGCGGGCGATGTGCCGTTCGAGGCATCGGCACTTCCGTATAGCCCACATGAACTTGAGAATGCGCGTCATGCATACGATCTGCCGCGTCCGCAGCACACGTATCTACGTGCGTCGGCAGGGATGTGCGGCGTGGGCGGAGACGATAGTTGGGGCGCACCCGTGCTTGCAGAGTATGTGCAGAAAAACGAAACGCGGCATTTGGCGTTTACGCTGAAGGGGATTTGA
- a CDS encoding glycoside-pentoside-hexuronide (GPH):cation symporter has product MSDKKSKFWPRIAYSCGTFGHDVFYAMLGTYFMIFVTSNLFHSDNHEHDAYMIGIVTTIILVLRVGELFLDPFIGNTIDKTKTRWGKFKPWVIVGAFVAAITLAILFTDMGGLTVSNPMLYLVLFAVLYLIMDVFYSAKDVAIWSMIPALSFDSREREVTATYARIGSVFGGQLVTAIVMPVVLYFSLNENGGAGDSAGWFAFAVIGGGIATLGAIILGLGTKEEDSALRENKTETSFKDVFSILIKNDQLLWVAIAYLVFVLGQNVINNFNLYYFIYVLGDAKQFSFLGVINVIIGLLAVALFPTLTEKFSRRRLFFGSVAVMLVGIVLYAMAGTSVLMTLFAAGLFALPQPLIFLVVLMTITDTVEYGQLKLGHRDEALVLCVRPLVDKLAGAITSGLIGLTAIWVGMTSGATAATITPENLFNFKLVMFALPFVFILLGTILYRAKVTLTEAEHARIVEELEEKWDEMNK; this is encoded by the coding sequence ATGTCGGACAAAAAGAGCAAGTTCTGGCCGCGCATCGCTTATTCCTGCGGCACCTTCGGACATGATGTGTTCTATGCTATGCTCGGTACGTACTTTATGATCTTTGTCACGAGCAATCTGTTCCACTCCGACAACCATGAGCACGATGCCTATATGATCGGCATTGTGACGACGATCATCCTTGTCCTGCGCGTGGGCGAGCTGTTCCTCGACCCGTTCATCGGCAATACGATCGACAAGACCAAGACACGCTGGGGCAAGTTCAAGCCGTGGGTCATTGTGGGCGCGTTCGTTGCGGCGATCACGCTGGCGATCCTATTTACGGATATGGGCGGGCTGACGGTGTCGAATCCGATGCTCTACCTCGTCCTCTTTGCAGTCCTCTACCTCATCATGGATGTGTTCTACTCGGCAAAGGACGTTGCCATCTGGTCGATGATCCCTGCGCTCTCGTTCGACTCGCGCGAGCGTGAGGTGACGGCGACCTATGCACGTATTGGTTCGGTGTTCGGCGGTCAGCTGGTCACGGCGATCGTCATGCCCGTCGTGCTCTACTTCTCGCTGAACGAGAACGGCGGTGCGGGTGACTCTGCGGGCTGGTTTGCGTTTGCGGTCATCGGCGGCGGCATCGCAACCCTCGGCGCGATTATCCTCGGCCTTGGGACAAAGGAGGAGGATTCCGCGCTGCGCGAGAACAAGACGGAGACCTCGTTCAAGGACGTGTTCTCGATCCTCATCAAGAATGATCAGCTGCTCTGGGTGGCGATTGCGTATCTTGTTTTTGTTCTTGGGCAGAATGTCATCAATAATTTCAACCTCTATTACTTTATCTATGTGCTCGGCGACGCAAAACAGTTCTCGTTCCTCGGCGTTATCAACGTTATCATCGGCTTGCTCGCCGTGGCTCTCTTCCCGACGCTGACGGAGAAGTTCAGCCGTCGGAGGCTCTTCTTCGGCTCGGTTGCCGTGATGCTCGTTGGCATCGTGCTCTACGCGATGGCGGGCACGAGCGTCCTTATGACCCTCTTTGCCGCAGGTCTCTTTGCTCTGCCGCAGCCGCTGATCTTTCTCGTTGTGCTCATGACGATCACGGATACAGTCGAGTACGGGCAGCTGAAGCTCGGGCATCGTGATGAGGCTCTTGTCCTCTGCGTGCGTCCTCTGGTGGATAAGCTCGCGGGTGCGATTACAAGCGGGCTGATCGGTCTGACTGCGATCTGGGTCGGCATGACGAGCGGCGCGACGGCGGCGACGATCACGCCGGAGAACCTCTTCAACTTCAAGCTCGTCATGTTTGCACTGCCGTTTGTGTTCATCCTGCTTGGGACGATTCTCTATCGTGCGAAGGTGACGCTTACGGAGGCGGAGCATGCACGCATTGTGGAGGAACTGGAAGAAAAATGGGATGAAATGAATAAGTAA
- a CDS encoding cytidylate kinase-like family protein: MEEKKFILTISRRYGCGGRELANILAEKLGVHLYDRQIVHLAAAKLGINDLHEKELLELENTVKPLASRFIPFHSFGMAMGESSQGMFMAESNVVRKLADDGPCIFLGRCADYALRKRDDVFSIFVCADDDYREERGRTVYEGKTLKEMDREDEKRARYYDYYTGRKWGDGAHYDLVVNAGRAPLAQIADGIIAYIRTVKG; this comes from the coding sequence ATGGAGGAGAAGAAATTCATCCTCACAATCAGCCGTCGGTACGGCTGCGGCGGACGGGAACTTGCGAACATTCTCGCCGAGAAGCTGGGCGTTCATCTCTACGATCGCCAGATCGTCCACCTCGCGGCGGCAAAGCTCGGCATCAACGATCTGCATGAGAAGGAACTGCTCGAGCTTGAGAACACGGTGAAGCCGCTTGCATCGCGCTTCATTCCGTTCCACTCGTTCGGCATGGCGATGGGCGAGTCCAGTCAGGGGATGTTCATGGCGGAGTCAAACGTTGTGCGGAAACTTGCTGATGACGGTCCGTGCATCTTCCTCGGACGCTGCGCGGACTATGCGCTCCGGAAGCGCGACGATGTGTTTTCCATCTTCGTCTGTGCGGACGACGACTACCGTGAGGAGCGCGGACGTACGGTCTACGAGGGCAAGACGCTCAAGGAGATGGATCGCGAGGACGAGAAACGCGCGCGCTACTATGACTACTATACGGGGCGCAAGTGGGGCGACGGCGCACACTATGACCTCGTTGTGAATGCGGGACGTGCGCCGCTCGCGCAGATTGCGGATGGCATCATTGCCTACATCCGCACGGTCAAAGGCTGA
- the deoD gene encoding purine-nucleoside phosphorylase, translating to MSSLHIAAEKGEIAERILLPGDPLRAKFIAENFLEGAKEYTSIRNILGYTGTYKGVPISVQGTGMGMPSISIYVNELMDYYGVQKLIRVGTCGAMHEKVKVRDVFIAQGATTDSSMLRNIFGGAINYAPLADYELLSAAVENAKKLNLPVRVGNVISVDRFYDEEIDNAKLRQYGVLAVEMEAAALYTLAAKYGRQALALFTVSNHLLTGEECTAEERQTTFNDMIRIALETAVG from the coding sequence ATGAGTTCACTGCACATTGCCGCCGAAAAGGGCGAGATCGCGGAGCGCATCCTGCTGCCGGGGGACCCGCTGCGCGCGAAATTCATCGCGGAGAATTTCCTGGAGGGGGCGAAGGAGTACACATCCATCCGCAACATCCTCGGCTATACAGGCACGTACAAGGGCGTTCCGATCTCCGTGCAGGGCACGGGCATGGGTATGCCGTCGATCTCCATCTATGTGAATGAGCTGATGGACTACTACGGCGTGCAGAAGCTCATCCGCGTCGGCACCTGCGGCGCCATGCACGAGAAGGTGAAGGTGCGTGACGTGTTCATCGCGCAGGGAGCGACGACGGACTCGTCCATGCTCCGCAATATATTCGGCGGTGCGATCAACTATGCGCCGCTTGCGGACTACGAGTTGCTCTCCGCCGCTGTGGAGAATGCAAAGAAGCTGAACCTCCCCGTGCGTGTTGGCAATGTCATCTCCGTCGACCGTTTCTACGATGAGGAGATTGACAATGCGAAGCTGCGTCAGTACGGCGTGCTCGCGGTCGAGATGGAGGCGGCGGCACTCTATACACTCGCGGCGAAGTATGGACGGCAGGCACTCGCGCTCTTCACGGTCAGCAATCACCTCCTCACGGGCGAGGAATGCACGGCGGAGGAACGTCAGACCACATTCAACGACATGATTCGCATCGCACTCGAGACGGCGGTCGGCTGA
- a CDS encoding type II toxin-antitoxin system RelE/ParE family toxin, which yields MMYRVELSAQAKEDMREIYEYIAFELRAIGSAEALFRHLEEHIYALEEMPERYRLYEGEPWRTCGLRIMPVDHYLVFYIPKHESCIVTVIRILYGGRDTAAQLARYTENNDMV from the coding sequence ATGATGTATCGCGTTGAACTCTCTGCGCAAGCAAAGGAGGATATGCGTGAGATTTATGAGTATATCGCATTTGAACTCCGAGCCATAGGTAGTGCAGAGGCACTCTTTCGACATTTGGAGGAGCACATCTATGCACTTGAAGAAATGCCTGAACGGTATCGGCTCTATGAAGGTGAGCCGTGGCGCACGTGCGGTCTTCGCATTATGCCTGTCGACCATTATCTCGTTTTCTACATACCGAAGCACGAGAGCTGCATTGTGACCGTCATCCGCATTTTATACGGAGGGCGGGATACCGCAGCGCAGCTCGCGAGATATACGGAAAATAATGATATGGTATGA
- a CDS encoding type II toxin-antitoxin system RelB/DinJ family antitoxin, whose protein sequence is MAAKSANLYARVEPDVKERAEEILAALGIPASNAINMFYRQVILQQGLPFDVKIPRRHSLDVSRLSEEELNRELEKGYADIEAGRTRPAREVFAELRREYGL, encoded by the coding sequence ATGGCAGCAAAATCCGCCAATCTATATGCGAGAGTCGAGCCGGACGTTAAGGAACGGGCAGAGGAGATACTTGCGGCGCTCGGCATTCCGGCATCCAATGCAATCAATATGTTCTATCGTCAGGTGATCCTGCAGCAGGGGCTTCCGTTCGATGTGAAAATACCGCGCAGACACTCTCTTGATGTGAGCAGGCTGTCGGAAGAGGAGCTTAATAGAGAGCTTGAAAAGGGCTATGCCGATATTGAGGCAGGACGGACGCGACCCGCGCGCGAGGTCTTTGCTGAACTGCGGCGGGAGTACGGGCTATGA
- a CDS encoding LysR family transcriptional regulator, which produces MELRQLEYFLMVSDLASFTRAAERLYVSQPAVTNAVRSLEEELGIQLLDRSQRKVTLTAEGKIFHRHIQNIMQGISTTLNEINDLKSHNRGHLVIGVTPLAGIASTSRLLAEFRAAYPNINICFAEHDVGQLLELLHADKLDFAFVFDLTEQERTRLNELPLPREELMVCCARRHALSRRNSITLAELTEESFILMESTCLFRQILVKHFEEADSMPPVCMEIAQVQLLKSLVAENAGISILPESLIEHDGNLSAVPLTPSIYLHPSVVYKTDKLLSHAAQAFEEMARKGAQS; this is translated from the coding sequence ATGGAATTACGGCAGCTCGAATACTTCCTCATGGTGAGCGACCTCGCGAGCTTTACGCGCGCAGCGGAGCGTCTGTACGTCTCACAGCCCGCCGTTACGAACGCGGTACGCAGCCTCGAGGAAGAACTTGGCATACAGCTGCTCGACCGCAGTCAGCGCAAGGTGACGCTCACGGCAGAGGGAAAGATATTCCATCGGCACATTCAGAACATCATGCAGGGCATATCGACAACGCTAAATGAGATCAACGACCTCAAATCCCACAACCGAGGTCATCTCGTGATCGGCGTGACGCCGCTCGCGGGAATCGCATCCACGAGCCGTCTGCTCGCAGAGTTCCGCGCCGCCTACCCCAATATCAACATCTGCTTTGCGGAACACGATGTTGGACAGCTGCTCGAACTGCTGCACGCAGACAAGCTCGACTTTGCCTTTGTGTTTGATCTGACGGAGCAGGAGCGCACGCGTCTAAACGAGCTCCCGCTGCCGCGCGAGGAGCTCATGGTGTGCTGCGCCCGCAGACACGCGCTGAGCCGCAGGAACTCCATCACACTCGCGGAGTTGACAGAGGAGTCCTTCATCCTCATGGAGTCGACCTGTCTTTTTCGCCAAATACTCGTAAAGCATTTCGAGGAAGCAGACAGTATGCCGCCCGTCTGCATGGAAATTGCACAGGTGCAGCTGCTCAAGTCGCTCGTTGCCGAGAATGCGGGCATCTCCATCCTGCCCGAGAGCCTCATCGAGCACGACGGAAATCTCAGCGCCGTCCCACTCACACCGTCGATCTACCTGCATCCGAGTGTCGTATACAAGACAGACAAGCTGCTCTCCCATGCGGCACAGGCATTTGAAGAAATGGCACGGAAAGGAGCGCAATCATGA
- the htpX gene encoding zinc metalloprotease HtpX — protein MNTLKTTMLMALLMALMVALGGIFAGHTGMTVMLIIALGMNFFSYWFSDRMVLSMYNAQEVDRSSAPELYGLVEKLAGRAELPMPRVYIINEDAPNAFATGRNPSNAAVAVTTGLMRALDYNEISGVLGHELAHVKHRDILISTIAATMATVISYAASIAQWAAIFGGGRSSDDDRGGIIGMIATAIIAPIAAALIQMAISRSREYSADEGGAEICGNPNYLAAALEKIEYYAVHGAQLPEATPATAHMCIINPLTGRDISFKSLFSTHPDTQERIARLREQAQRMHIR, from the coding sequence ATGAATACACTCAAGACCACAATGCTCATGGCGCTCCTCATGGCACTCATGGTTGCCCTCGGCGGTATCTTCGCCGGACATACAGGCATGACCGTCATGCTCATCATCGCACTTGGTATGAACTTTTTCTCATACTGGTTCTCCGACCGCATGGTGCTCAGCATGTATAACGCGCAGGAGGTTGACCGCTCGAGTGCACCTGAACTCTACGGATTGGTGGAGAAACTTGCGGGGCGTGCGGAGCTGCCCATGCCGCGCGTCTACATCATCAACGAGGATGCGCCGAATGCATTTGCAACGGGGCGCAATCCCTCGAACGCAGCAGTTGCCGTCACGACGGGACTCATGCGTGCGCTTGACTACAACGAGATCTCGGGCGTGCTCGGACACGAGCTCGCGCACGTCAAGCACCGTGATATCCTCATCTCGACCATTGCGGCGACAATGGCGACTGTCATCTCCTATGCCGCTAGCATTGCTCAGTGGGCGGCGATCTTCGGCGGCGGTCGCTCGAGCGACGATGACCGCGGCGGCATCATCGGCATGATTGCGACAGCAATCATCGCGCCGATTGCGGCAGCACTCATCCAGATGGCGATCTCACGCTCGCGCGAGTACAGCGCAGATGAGGGCGGCGCAGAAATCTGCGGCAACCCAAACTACCTCGCGGCGGCACTTGAGAAGATCGAGTACTATGCCGTACACGGCGCACAGCTGCCGGAAGCGACCCCCGCCACGGCGCACATGTGCATTATCAACCCGCTGACGGGGCGTGACATCTCGTTCAAGAGCCTGTTCTCGACCCATCCCGATACGCAGGAGCGCATTGCGCGTCTGCGCGAGCAAGCACAGCGCATGCATATTCGTTAA
- the serA gene encoding phosphoglycerate dehydrogenase: MKILAADGISPEGIGLLAEYEVDVRDKIAHEELVEIIGDYDALMVRSASKVSADVLARADKLKIIGRAGVGVDNIDVKAATERGIIVINSPGGNTIAATEHTMAMMLSLARKIPAADATMHAGAWDRKSFVGVELRGKTLGVIGMGRIGSGVAKRALAFDMNIIAYDPYINEERAKALGVTVGTLDDIFAAADFITVHMPLTKETRGMISMPELRKMKKGVRLVNCARGGIINESDLAAAVKDGIVTGAAIDVFESEPLAEDHPLRGVPGIVLTPHLGASTVEAQIGVSVDVAEGIRAALRGEPVTAAVNMAPVSKEVMRVIRPYITLAEQLGCTVCSLAEGPISHVEVVYNGEITEVNTSFLTTALLKGMLNPILESEINYVNAPSVAKSRGIKVTEIKEKETSHYSTLITVRVTTAAGTAEAGTAEVQGTLFGTEGRIVRINGFRVDIDPHERLLICPHINRPGVIGTVGSIMGEAGINISSMQVGKSKREGMSIMALTIDHDIPDDTLARVLAIDGIFDAKFVNFETI; the protein is encoded by the coding sequence ATGAAGATTTTGGCTGCGGATGGGATTTCGCCCGAGGGGATCGGGCTGCTGGCGGAGTATGAGGTCGACGTACGCGATAAGATTGCGCACGAGGAGCTCGTGGAGATCATCGGCGACTACGATGCGCTCATGGTGCGCTCTGCGTCGAAGGTATCGGCGGATGTGCTCGCGCGCGCGGATAAACTCAAGATCATCGGACGTGCAGGTGTCGGCGTGGACAACATCGATGTAAAGGCGGCGACGGAGCGCGGGATCATTGTCATCAACTCGCCGGGCGGCAATACAATCGCCGCGACGGAGCACACGATGGCGATGATGCTCTCGCTCGCACGCAAGATTCCTGCGGCGGATGCGACGATGCACGCGGGGGCGTGGGATCGCAAGTCATTCGTCGGCGTGGAGCTGCGCGGCAAGACGCTCGGCGTGATCGGCATGGGGCGTATCGGCAGCGGTGTCGCAAAGCGTGCGCTCGCCTTCGATATGAACATCATTGCGTATGACCCGTACATCAATGAGGAGCGTGCAAAGGCACTCGGCGTGACCGTCGGGACGCTCGACGACATCTTTGCGGCGGCAGACTTTATCACAGTACATATGCCACTGACGAAGGAGACGCGCGGCATGATCTCGATGCCGGAGCTGCGTAAGATGAAGAAGGGCGTGCGCCTCGTCAACTGCGCGCGCGGCGGCATTATCAACGAAAGTGATTTGGCGGCGGCGGTCAAGGATGGGATCGTCACGGGGGCGGCGATCGACGTGTTCGAGAGCGAGCCGCTTGCAGAGGATCATCCGCTGCGCGGCGTCCCGGGCATTGTGCTCACACCGCACCTCGGCGCATCTACCGTGGAGGCACAGATCGGTGTGTCCGTCGATGTGGCGGAGGGTATTCGTGCGGCTCTGCGCGGCGAACCCGTGACGGCGGCGGTCAACATGGCACCCGTCTCGAAGGAAGTCATGCGCGTCATTCGTCCCTACATCACGCTTGCGGAGCAGCTTGGCTGCACCGTTTGCTCGCTCGCCGAAGGGCCCATCTCCCATGTGGAGGTCGTCTACAACGGCGAGATCACAGAGGTCAATACGAGTTTTCTTACGACGGCACTCCTCAAGGGAATGCTCAACCCGATCCTTGAGAGCGAGATCAACTATGTCAACGCGCCGAGTGTTGCGAAGTCGCGCGGCATCAAGGTGACGGAGATCAAGGAAAAGGAAACGTCGCACTATTCGACGCTCATCACCGTGCGTGTCACGACGGCGGCGGGGACGGCAGAAGCGGGCACGGCAGAGGTGCAGGGCACGCTCTTCGGCACGGAGGGGCGCATCGTACGGATCAACGGATTCCGTGTGGACATCGACCCGCACGAACGCCTCCTCATCTGTCCGCATATCAACCGTCCCGGTGTCATCGGCACGGTCGGCTCCATCATGGGCGAGGCAGGCATCAACATCTCGTCGATGCAGGTCGGCAAGTCCAAGCGTGAGGGCATGAGCATCATGGCACTCACGATCGACCATGACATCCCCGATGATACGCTTGCGCGTGTGCTTGCGATCGATGGCATCTTCGATGCAAAATTTGTCAACTTTGAGACGATATAA